A window from Fragaria vesca subsp. vesca linkage group LG5, FraVesHawaii_1.0, whole genome shotgun sequence encodes these proteins:
- the LOC101293693 gene encoding niemann-Pick C1 protein-like, which produces MYDICGKRSDGKVLNCPFGSPSVKPSDLLSSKIQSLCPTITGNVCCTAAQFDTLRASVQQAIPFLVGCPACLRNFLNLFCELTCSPNQSLFINVTSVNKVNNNMTIGGIDFYITDAFGEGLYDSCKDVKFGTMNSRAMEFIGAGAQNFKEWFTFIGRQAAPNLPGSPYAIRFRSNATDSSEMVPMNVSTYSCGDSSLGCSCGDCPLSTVCSNTAAPVSPKKVSCAVKIGSIKAKCIDLAVAILYIVLLSVFFGWGLFHRTRKQSPASKTKPLWNNVVDDGEVQSIRREKNPPMQVLEDPVHMRSGVQLSIVQGYMSKFYRGYGKWVARNPITLLGSSSAIVLLLCLGLIRFKVETRPEKLWVGPGSKAAEEKQFFDNHLAPFYRIEQLIIATMPDVKHGKAPSIVTEDNIKLLFEIEKKVDGIKANYSGSMVSLSDICMKPLDQDCASQSVIQYFKLDPENYDNYGGIEHLTYCFEHYSSADECMSAYKAPLDPSTALGGFSGKNYSEASAFLITYPVINAINKEGNETERAVAWEKAFIELAKGELLQMVQSKNLTLSFSSESSIEEELKRESTADAITILISYLVMFAYISLTLGDSPRLSSFYISSKVLLGLSGVVLVMLSVLGSVGFFSAIGVKSTLIIMEVIPFLVLAVGVDNMCILVHAVKRQPLTLPLEVRISNALVEVGPSITLASLSEVLAFAVGSFIPMPACRVFSMFAALAVLLDFLLQVTAFVALIVLDFRRTEDKRVDCFPCMKISSYSNSDKGTEERKRGLLARYMKEIHAPILSLWIVKIVVISIFVAFSLASIALCTRIQPGLEQKIVLPQDSYLQGYFNNISEYLRIGPPLYFVVKNFNYSSESRHTNQLCSISQCDSESLLNEIARASLIPESSYVAKPAASWLDDFLVWISPEAFGCCRKFTNATYCPPDDQPPCCSSSDGSCSLGGVCKDCTTCFRHSDLHNGRPSTTQFKEKLPWFLEALPSSDCAKGGHGAYTSSVELKGYERGIIQASSFRTYHTPLNKQVDYVNSMRATRELCSRISDSLKIEVFPYSVFYMFFEQYLDIWKTALMSLSIAIGAVFIVCLVITCSLWSSGIILLVLAMIVVDLMGVMAILDIQLNAVSVVNLVMAVGISVEFCVHMTHAFSVSTGDRDQRIKEALATMGASVFSGITLTKLVGVIVLCFSRTEIFVVYYFQMYLALVLLGFLHGLVFLPVVLSMFGPPSRCVLREQQQDRPSVSLEPSKTLNHLSVFPHRKSQKNNVLLHLQGQKPIFVLYLNS; this is translated from the exons ATGTATGACATTTGCGGTAAACGTAGTGATGGAAAAGTATTGAACTGTCCGTTCGGTTCCCCATCTGTAAAG CCAAGTGACTTGCTTTCATCTAAGATTCAAAGTTTATGTCCAACAATTACTGGAAATGTCTGTTGTACAGCAGCCCAGTTTGACACATTACGTGCATCGGTTCAGCAA GCAATTCCCTTCCTTGTAGGTTGTCCAGCATGCTTAAGAAACTTTTTGAACCTCTTCTGTGAGCTTACCTGCTCTCCAAATCAGAGTTTATTTATCAATGTGACATCTGTAAACAAG GTAAATAACAATATGACCATTGGAGGGATTGACTTTTACATAACTGATGCTTTTGGTGAGGGTCTGTATGACTCCTGCAAGGATGTCAAGTTTGGTACTATGAATTCTCGAGCTATGGAATTCATTGGTGCTGGTGCTCAGAATTTTAAAG AGTGGTTTACTTTTATTGGTAGACAAGCAGCTCCTAACCTGCCAGGTTCACCATATGCCATTAGATTCCGTTCAAATGCTACTGACTCATCCGAGATGGTACCTATGAATGTGTCTACTTATTCTTGTGGTGATAGTTCACTGGGCTGTTCCTGTGGTGATTGCCCCTTATCCACTGTTTGTTCTAACACAGCTGCTCCAGTTTCCCCCAAAAAAGTGTCATGTGCAGTGAAAATTGGTTCTATTAAG GCCAAATGTATTGACCTTGCAGTTGCAATTCTATATATCGTGCTGCTTTCTGTGTTTTTTGGGTGGGGTTTGTTTCATCGGACTAGGAAGCAAAGCCCAGCTTCTAAGACAAAACCGTTGTGGAATAATGTAGTGGATGATGGTGAAGTTCAGTCTATAAGAAGGGAGAAGAATCCTCCAATGCAG GTGCTTGAAGATCCTGTCCACATGAGAAGCGGTGTCCAACTTTCAATTGTGCAAGGATACATGTCAAAATTTTACAG GGGATATGGGAAGTGGGTTGCTAGAAATCCAATCACATTGTTGGGTTCATCATCAGCTATAGTTCTTCTGCTTTGTCTTGGTCTTATCCGTTTCAAGGTGGAAACAAGGCCTGAGAAG CTATGGGTAGGGCCTGGGAGTAAAGCAGCAGAGGAGAAGCAATTTTTTGATAATCACCTAGCCCCTTTTTACAGAATTGAGCAG CTTATAATAGCAACAATGCCTGATGTCAAGCATGGTAAGGCACCTAGTATTGTGACGGAGGACAACATTAAGTTACTTTTTGAGATAGAAAAAAAG GTCGATGGAATTAAAGCAAATTATTCCGGGTCAATGGTATCTCTTTCTGATATCTGCATGAAGCCACTAGACCAAGACTGCGCCAGTCAAAGTGTCATACAG TATTTCAAATTGGATCCTGAAAATTATGACAATTATGGTGGGATTGAACACCTAACGTACTGTTTTGAG CACTATTCCTCTGCTGATGAATGTATGAGTGCCTATAAAGCTCCTCTTGATCCCAGCACTGCGTTAGGTGGTTTCTCAGGGAAAAACTATTCCGAG GCATCGGCGTTTTTGATTACTTATCCTGTAATTAATGCTATTAATAAAGAGGGGAATGAAACTGAAAGAGCAGTTGCATGGGAGAAGGCTTTTATTGAGTTAGCAAAG GGTGAGTTGTTGCAAATGGTGCAATCCAAAAATTTAACACTATCTTTCTCATCGGAGAGTTCCATCGAAGAAGAACTTAAGAGAGAAAGCACTGCAGATGCCATTACAATATTG ATAAGCTATCTTGTGATGTTCGCTTATATTTCTCTTACACTGGGTGACTCTCCTCGTTTGTCTTCCTTCTATATTTCATCGAAG GTATTGCTAGGTCTCTCAGGAGTTGTTCTTGTCATGCTCTCCGTTCTTGGATCAGTGGGATTTTTCAGTGCCATTGGAGTTAAATCTACCCTAATTATTATGGAAGTCATCCCATTTCTAGTTCTAGCT GTCGGGGTAGATAATATGTGTATTCTGGTTCATGCTGTCAAACGGCAACCATTGACATTGCCTTTAGAAGTGCGAATAAGCAATGCACTTGTGGAAGTTGGACCATCCATAACTCTTGCTAGTCTATCAGAAGTTTTAGCATTTGCGGTTGGCAGCTTTATTCCTATGCCAGCTTGTCGTGTGTTCTCCATGTTTGCTG CACTAGCTGTTCTATTGGACTTCCTCCTTCAAGTTACTGCCTTTGTAGCTCTGATTGTTCTTGATTTCCGCCGAACTGAGGATAAGAGGGTTGATTGTTTCCCATGTATGAAAATCTCATCATATTCCAACTCTGATAAAG GCACTGAAGAAAGAAAACGCGGTTTGCTGGCACGCTATATGAAG GAGATCCATGCTCCCATTCTAAGTCTTTGGATTGTCAAGATAGTTGTCATTTCTATTTTTGTTGCGTTTTCTCTCGCAAGCATT GCATTGTGCACCAGAATTCAGCCAGGTTTGGAACAGAAAATTGTTCTTCCCCAAGATTCCTATCTTCAG GGTTATTTCAATAATATATCGGAGTACCTCCGAATTGGACCCCCACTATACTTTGTTGTGAAGAACTTCAACTATAG TTCAGAATCAAGACATACAAACCAATTGTGCTCCATTAGCCAATGTGATTCAGAATCTCTTTTGAATGAG ATTGCAAGAGCATCCTTAATTCCAGAATCAAGTTACGTTGCTAAGCCTGCTGCTTCATGGCTTGATGATTTTCTTGTGTGGATCTCCCCAGAAGCTTTTGGGTGCTGTCGGAAGTTTACAAATGCAACGTATTGTCCTCCGGATGATCAG CCTCCTTGCTGTTCTTCCTCTGATGGTTCCTGTAGCCTGGGTGGAGTATGCAAAGACTGTACTACG TGTTTTCGTCACTCAGATCTGCATAATGGTCGTCCATCTACCACACAATTTAAAGAAAAACTTCCATGGTTCCTTGAAGCTCTACCCTCTTCGGATTGTGCTAAAGGTGGCCATGGAGCTTACACTAGCAGTGTAGAATTGAAAG GCTATGAACGTGGCATTATTCAAGCATCATCATTTCGTACATATCATACACCTCTCAACAAACAG GTTGACTATGTAAACTCAATGAGGGCCACTCGAGAGCTCTGTTCTAGAATTTCGGATTCTTTGAAG ATTGAGGTATTCCCATATTCGGTGTTTTACATGTTCTTTGAGCAGTATCTTGATATTTGGAAAACAGCACTTATGAGCCTTTCTATAGCTATTG GCGCTGTATTTATCGTGTGCCTAGTCATCACATGCAG CTTGTGGAGTTCGGGAATTATCCTATTGGTGTTGGCAATGATTGTTGTAGATCTCATG GGCGTGATGGCAATTCTTGACATTCAGTTAAATGCAGTCTCTGTTGTTAACCTTGTAATGGCAGTGGGCATTTCTGTTGAGTTTTGTGTGCATATGACGCATGCTTTCTCG GTTAGCACTGGAGATAGAGATCAACGAATAAAGGAGGCTCTGGCTACAATGGGTGCATCTGTCTTCAG CGGAATCACACTTACAAAGTTAGTTGGGGTTATTGTGCTTTGTTTCTCAAGAACAGAAATCTTTGTG GTGTATTACTTTCAAATGTATCTAGCGTTAGTTCTTCTTGGTTTCTTACATGGGCTAGTATTTTTGCCG GTGGTGTTGAGCATGTTTGGTCCACCTTCAAGATGTGTGCTCAGGGAGCAGCAACAAGATCGGCCATCT GTATCCCTCGAACCATCAAAAACATTGAACCATTTGAGCGTATTCCCCCATCGAAAGTCGCAGAAGAACAATGTGCTGCTCCACCTCCAAGGCCAGAAGCCGATATTTGTCCTATACTTGAACTCATAG